From one Pseudomonas fluorescens genomic stretch:
- a CDS encoding LemA family protein, which produces MQVIHYKSVRLWLLLVLGSLLAGCGINNIPNYDEQVKAAWAQVQNQYQRRADLIPNLVETVKGYAKQEQETLTAVIEARAKATSIQVDASTLDDPEKLRQFQQAQSQLTGALSRLMVVSERYPDLKSNQNFLALQSQLEGTENRIAVARKDFIAAVQRYNTEIRTFPGRIWHSVMYSDMPIRENFEATSADADKAPEVKF; this is translated from the coding sequence ATGCAGGTAATTCATTACAAGAGCGTACGCCTGTGGCTGCTGCTGGTGCTTGGCAGCCTGCTGGCCGGTTGCGGGATCAACAACATCCCCAACTATGACGAGCAGGTAAAAGCGGCCTGGGCCCAGGTGCAGAACCAGTACCAGCGGCGCGCCGACTTGATTCCCAACCTGGTCGAAACGGTCAAAGGCTACGCCAAGCAGGAGCAGGAAACCCTGACCGCGGTCATAGAAGCCCGGGCCAAGGCAACCTCGATCCAGGTCGATGCCAGCACCCTGGACGATCCGGAAAAACTGCGCCAGTTCCAGCAGGCCCAGTCGCAACTGACTGGCGCGCTGAGCCGCCTGATGGTGGTGTCCGAGCGCTACCCGGACCTCAAGTCCAACCAGAACTTTCTCGCCTTGCAGTCGCAGCTTGAAGGCACCGAGAACCGCATCGCCGTGGCGCGCAAGGATTTCATCGCCGCCGTGCAGCGCTACAACACCGAGATCCGTACCTTCCCGGGGCGCATCTGGCACAGTGTGATGTACAGCGATATGCCGATCCGGGAGAACTTCGAGGCCACCAGCGCCGATGCCGACAAAGCGCCTGAAGTGAAATTCTGA
- a CDS encoding TPM domain-containing protein, with protein sequence MRLFKLALLLALLFATPLRAELSFPALSGRVVDNAGLLDSASRSQLDNMLKAHEQGTGEQVVVVTLADLQGQSIEDYGYQLGRHWGIGQKGKDNGALLIVAPQERKLRIEVGYGLEERLTDAQSSVIINRIITPAFRRGEYSQGIVQGTAAILQVLGGNPLAEPSRALANDADDGAPAWGIGLFILLILVVFALQSLGLGGSGRGGMGGGFGGGYGGGFGGGGGGGGGGGFSGGGGSFGGGGSSGGW encoded by the coding sequence ATGCGCCTGTTCAAGCTCGCGCTGCTGCTGGCGCTGCTGTTCGCCACGCCGCTGCGTGCCGAACTCAGCTTCCCGGCGCTGAGCGGGCGGGTGGTGGACAACGCCGGCCTGCTCGACAGCGCCAGCCGCAGCCAGCTCGACAATATGCTCAAGGCCCATGAACAGGGTACGGGTGAGCAGGTTGTGGTGGTGACCCTGGCGGATTTGCAGGGGCAGAGCATCGAGGACTACGGCTACCAGCTCGGCCGTCACTGGGGCATTGGCCAAAAGGGCAAGGACAACGGCGCGCTGTTGATCGTCGCCCCCCAGGAGCGCAAGCTGCGTATCGAAGTTGGCTACGGCCTGGAAGAGCGCCTGACCGATGCGCAGTCTTCGGTGATCATCAATCGCATCATTACCCCAGCATTTCGCCGTGGCGAGTACAGCCAGGGCATCGTCCAGGGCACCGCGGCGATCCTCCAGGTGCTGGGCGGCAATCCGTTGGCCGAACCTTCGCGGGCATTGGCCAATGACGCTGACGACGGTGCTCCGGCCTGGGGGATCGGTTTGTTCATCCTGCTGATCCTGGTGGTGTTCGCCCTGCAGTCGCTGGGCCTTGGCGGCAGCGGGCGCGGTGGCATGGGTGGCGGTTTCGGTGGGGGCTACGGCGGCGGCTTTGGTGGCGGCGGGGGAGGCGGTGGCGGTGGCGGTTTCAGTGGCGGTGGGGGCAGCTTCGGTGGCGGCGGATCGTCCGGTGGCTGGTAA
- a CDS encoding TPM domain-containing protein: MTLLTEQQQRQVAEAIARVERHTDAELVTVLASRADDYAYIPLLWASLLALVVPGIVHYLSGWMSVHSLLIVQWLTFIALCLVFRIPSVTTRLIPRAVRHWRAANLARRQFLEQNLHHTVGGTGMLIFVSEAERYVEIIVDEGISRHLDNKVWEVIVKRFTVQVRRGQTLQGVVSCIEACGELLRTHVPLTHERNELPNRLVVLD, from the coding sequence ATGACTTTGCTTACCGAACAACAACAGCGCCAGGTCGCTGAAGCCATTGCCCGGGTCGAGCGCCATACCGATGCCGAACTGGTCACGGTGCTGGCCAGCCGTGCCGACGACTATGCCTATATCCCTTTGTTGTGGGCCAGCCTGCTGGCCCTGGTGGTGCCGGGCATCGTCCATTACCTGAGCGGCTGGATGAGTGTGCACAGCCTGCTGATCGTGCAGTGGCTGACCTTTATTGCCTTGTGCCTGGTGTTTCGCATTCCGTCGGTGACCACCCGCCTGATTCCGCGCGCGGTGCGCCACTGGCGTGCGGCGAACCTGGCCCGGCGCCAGTTTCTCGAGCAGAACCTGCACCACACTGTGGGCGGCACCGGCATGCTGATCTTTGTCAGCGAGGCCGAGCGCTATGTCGAAATCATCGTCGATGAGGGCATCTCCCGGCACCTGGACAACAAGGTCTGGGAGGTCATCGTCAAGCGCTTTACCGTACAGGTACGCCGAGGCCAGACGCTGCAGGGGGTTGTCAGTTGCATCGAGGCCTGCGGCGAGCTGCTGCGCACCCACGTGCCGCTGACCCACGAGCGCAATGAGTTGCCCAACCGCCTGGTGGTGCTTGACTAG
- a CDS encoding class I SAM-dependent methyltransferase gives MSDSPTAQAAPDARAQFLSLLATSLEQNALIKLVLARHVGNEETLQRIIAKPLTVKGQACVSFVYRYKTRDITRNLGNDEALALVAELLPASFRNAHLLSLSDEAQLEFTKKGKPMLHRSAVQHERQAPGGEHDREKKRYLELSRPFLHDLGVTDNQQALIPAMSRKWKQINKFIEVFSHALNSAPLAAEQPLRVADFGSGKGYLTFAIHDYLRNTLQREAQVTGVELRPDMVELCNAAASRLEHPGLVFECGDVRSVVPSAIEVMIALHACDIATDYAIHTGIRCGAAIIMCSPCCHKQIRPQLHSPGLLKPMLQYGLHLGQQAEMLTDSLRALYLEACGYETKVFEFISLEHTNKNKMILAVKRQAPVEASALLEKIQQLKAFYGVKEHCLETLLRADGLIPA, from the coding sequence ATGTCCGATTCCCCCACCGCCCAGGCCGCGCCGGATGCGCGTGCGCAGTTTCTGAGCCTGCTCGCCACCAGCCTGGAACAGAACGCCCTGATCAAGCTGGTGCTGGCGCGCCATGTCGGCAATGAAGAAACCCTGCAACGCATCATCGCCAAGCCGCTGACGGTCAAGGGCCAGGCCTGCGTGTCGTTCGTCTACCGCTACAAGACCCGCGACATCACCCGCAACCTGGGCAACGACGAAGCGTTGGCGCTGGTGGCCGAGCTGTTGCCGGCCTCGTTTCGCAACGCCCACCTGCTTAGCCTGAGCGACGAAGCCCAGCTGGAATTCACCAAGAAGGGCAAGCCGATGCTCCATCGCAGCGCCGTGCAGCACGAACGCCAGGCGCCGGGCGGGGAGCATGATCGGGAGAAGAAGCGCTACCTCGAACTGAGCCGGCCGTTTTTGCACGACCTGGGCGTGACCGATAACCAGCAGGCGCTGATCCCGGCCATGTCGCGCAAGTGGAAGCAGATCAACAAGTTCATCGAAGTGTTTTCCCACGCCCTGAACTCGGCGCCGCTGGCCGCCGAGCAGCCGCTGCGGGTGGCCGACTTCGGCTCGGGCAAGGGTTACCTGACCTTCGCCATCCACGATTACCTGCGCAATACCCTGCAGCGCGAGGCGCAGGTCACTGGCGTCGAGCTGCGCCCGGACATGGTCGAGCTGTGCAACGCTGCGGCCTCGCGCCTGGAGCACCCGGGCCTGGTGTTCGAATGCGGTGATGTACGCAGCGTGGTGCCAAGCGCCATCGAGGTGATGATTGCCCTGCATGCCTGCGATATCGCCACCGACTACGCAATCCATACCGGTATTCGGTGTGGCGCGGCGATCATCATGTGCTCGCCGTGCTGCCACAAGCAGATCCGCCCGCAACTGCACAGCCCGGGCTTGCTCAAGCCGATGCTGCAATATGGCCTGCACCTGGGCCAGCAGGCCGAGATGCTCACCGACAGCTTGCGTGCCTTGTACCTGGAAGCCTGTGGTTACGAGACCAAGGTCTTCGAGTTCATTTCGTTGGAGCACACCAACAAGAACAAGATGATCCTGGCGGTCAAGCGCCAGGCGCCGGTCGAGGCGTCAGCATTGCTGGAGAAGATCCAGCAGCTCAAGGCGTTCTATGGGGTCAAGGAGCATTGCCTGGAGACCTTGCTGCGGGCCGATGGCTTGATTCCTGCCTGA